One window of the Microcoleus sp. AS-A8 genome contains the following:
- a CDS encoding PAS domain S-box protein: MQIISQSDGEWLPIKPWAGHQKNYMLALLANLLLERFIPHGHCYLWKPGLVGLHLVSDVLIALAYYSIPLTLIYFVRKRHDLPFSWIFLLFGAFIVACGTTHVMEVWTLWHPQYWLSGLIKAMTAAVSVTTAVLLVPLIPKALALPSPAELEVANRHLETEIREHAATTTQLQQALQRLTFHVENSPLAVIELNHEFRVQRWSKQAEKLFGWQAEEVLNHRLEEGQFVFEEDLPSVQQDMSLLLDGSLPHIVGKNRNYTKDGSVIYCQWYNSALWDSSGELVSILSLALDVTERTRAEQALKESEARYRTLVETSPDAISVSELNGKLLFCNRQVAVLHGYESETEILGRFACELIAPENRSIADLCLEKVLQHGSIRDVEYTMLRRNGSRFPAEVSASLIRDAQGQPQAIIGLVRDITDRKSAQDALKKGKQDLEVQVEERTTQLKQVNDHLLVEIQERALAEEALRKSEARLNQALCAAQMGAWDWDLMSDRMTWSEGTETLFGLMPGALEGSYDACLKYLHPDDRPTVIQSLRRTVETGTNYDVEARLIDLNGATRWIASKGAVIRNSNGTAVRMTGTLMDITKRKQIELALERERQQLRQIIACAPLAVAMFDTQMRYLAYSQTWITEQGLEEQSILGCSHYDIFPDLPERWQAEHQRALQGEVISISEDVWERSDGTKIYLRWAIHPWYTPDGEVGGIVIATDRINELVEAREAALEATRLKSQFLANMSHEIRTPMNGVLGMAGLLLQTPLTPQQLEYASTICSSAEHLLTVINDILDFSKLEAGEMQLENIDFELDSCIDSVVDVLAAQAHEKGLELAMWISSDVPRLLKGDPNRLRQILLNLVGNAVKFTDVGQVLVKVSLSRGLATEEDAAETQLPITHHPLPTPIRFEVIDTGIGISAENQEKLFQSFSQVDASTTRQYGGTGLGLVICKQLVELMEGEIGIESVLNQGSKFWFTASFDPPTVVEAMACPLVLHQLKLLVVSAQTTTRQALCAAIRRSIRLNESTSPAGLLTDSWEMQVDEAVDTLTTLKALRSSVAQGNPYDVAILDLQLPKPQGALLVPMIRSDPTLAQTKLIVMTTSDRLDTVQDLEGMAISGYLIKPVRASRLLDCLVSALAPQEQENEGQVLCELEEATAQNPKPPQSSLKILLVEDHEVNQMVTLNQLAMLGFEADCVGNGEEAIAQLAQQNYDLVLMDCQMPILDGYDTTQEIRRREGSERHTTIIALTAHALHNDREKCLAAGMDDYLSKPIAQEALGAMIERWTKHTVKPTVADTNSEIKHHPERSTLSVDEIPLDLERLKAISRGKLKFQQQLVQAFINNAQPGLEQIRLAIPVNNFEIIVQQAHRLKGASANVGVRLMPEVAAQLEQQARDENLTGAAEKLEALQSQLERVKAFVENGWID; the protein is encoded by the coding sequence AAAATTATATGTTGGCACTGTTAGCGAACTTGCTTTTAGAACGGTTTATTCCTCATGGACATTGCTACCTGTGGAAGCCAGGACTAGTAGGACTCCATTTAGTCTCCGATGTTCTCATTGCTCTGGCTTACTATTCCATTCCCCTGACGCTGATCTATTTTGTTCGCAAGCGACATGACCTGCCTTTTAGCTGGATCTTCCTCTTATTTGGAGCCTTCATCGTCGCTTGTGGCACAACCCACGTTATGGAAGTGTGGACACTGTGGCACCCCCAATATTGGTTGAGTGGATTGATCAAAGCGATGACGGCGGCTGTGTCTGTCACTACAGCCGTGCTATTGGTGCCGTTAATTCCTAAAGCCTTGGCGTTGCCGAGTCCCGCCGAGTTAGAAGTGGCTAATCGTCATTTAGAAACGGAAATTCGAGAACATGCGGCGACAACCACTCAATTGCAACAGGCACTCCAGCGGTTGACCTTTCATGTAGAAAACTCACCCCTAGCGGTGATTGAGTTGAACCATGAGTTTCGAGTCCAGCGTTGGTCGAAACAGGCCGAAAAACTCTTTGGTTGGCAGGCAGAGGAGGTGTTGAACCATCGCCTAGAGGAAGGGCAATTTGTGTTTGAGGAAGACTTGCCTTCAGTCCAACAAGACATGAGCCTTTTACTCGATGGAAGTTTACCCCATATTGTGGGGAAAAATCGTAACTATACCAAAGATGGCTCGGTTATTTATTGTCAGTGGTACAACTCGGCACTGTGGGACTCTTCGGGTGAACTCGTATCCATCCTGTCACTTGCTTTAGATGTCACAGAACGTACCCGTGCCGAACAGGCACTCAAAGAAAGTGAAGCCCGCTATCGAACTTTGGTAGAAACCTCGCCCGATGCGATTTCGGTTAGTGAGTTGAACGGTAAACTCCTCTTCTGTAACCGCCAAGTGGCTGTATTACATGGGTATGAAAGTGAGACAGAAATCCTGGGACGATTTGCCTGTGAATTAATTGCGCCGGAAAACCGCAGCATTGCCGATCTATGTCTTGAGAAGGTTCTCCAGCACGGCAGTATCCGAGATGTGGAGTACACCATGCTCAGGAGAAATGGTAGCCGTTTCCCGGCGGAAGTGAGTGCCTCCTTAATTCGAGATGCACAGGGACAGCCTCAAGCCATTATCGGCCTTGTTCGAGACATCACCGACCGCAAATCCGCCCAAGATGCCCTGAAAAAAGGCAAACAAGATTTAGAGGTGCAAGTCGAAGAGCGAACGACACAGTTAAAGCAGGTGAATGACCATCTCTTGGTGGAAATTCAAGAGCGTGCTCTCGCCGAAGAAGCGCTCCGCAAAAGTGAGGCAAGGCTGAATCAAGCGCTTTGTGCAGCTCAGATGGGTGCTTGGGACTGGGATCTGATGAGCGATCGCATGACCTGGTCGGAAGGCACAGAAACCTTGTTTGGTCTGATGCCTGGAGCCTTGGAAGGTAGCTACGATGCTTGTTTAAAGTATCTGCATCCCGATGACCGACCCACCGTGATTCAATCCCTAAGGCGTACCGTCGAGACAGGCACAAATTATGATGTGGAAGCTCGCTTGATTGACCTCAATGGGGCAACTCGCTGGATTGCCAGTAAAGGAGCGGTGATCCGCAACTCGAATGGTACAGCCGTTCGTATGACGGGTACCCTGATGGACATCACCAAGCGCAAGCAGATTGAGTTGGCTTTAGAACGAGAGCGTCAACAACTGCGGCAAATCATCGCCTGTGCCCCCCTTGCCGTGGCGATGTTTGATACTCAAATGCGCTATCTGGCCTACTCTCAAACTTGGATCACGGAGCAAGGCTTGGAGGAACAATCCATTCTAGGTTGTAGCCACTACGACATCTTTCCAGACCTTCCAGAGCGTTGGCAAGCTGAACACCAGCGAGCTTTGCAAGGAGAAGTCATCTCTATCAGTGAAGATGTCTGGGAGCGCAGCGATGGGACAAAAATTTACCTGCGTTGGGCGATTCATCCTTGGTACACTCCCGACGGTGAAGTCGGCGGCATTGTGATTGCCACAGATCGGATTAACGAATTGGTGGAGGCACGAGAAGCCGCTCTAGAAGCAACGCGGCTCAAGTCCCAGTTTCTCGCCAACATGAGTCACGAAATTCGCACCCCCATGAACGGTGTATTGGGGATGGCGGGGTTATTGTTGCAGACGCCGCTTACGCCTCAACAGTTGGAATATGCCAGTACCATCTGTAGCAGTGCAGAACACCTGCTGACGGTGATTAACGATATTCTTGACTTTTCCAAACTGGAAGCGGGTGAAATGCAGCTAGAAAACATCGATTTTGAGTTAGATAGCTGCATCGACTCAGTGGTGGATGTCTTAGCCGCACAGGCTCATGAAAAAGGGCTGGAGTTGGCGATGTGGATTTCGAGTGACGTTCCTAGACTGTTAAAAGGAGACCCCAATCGCCTGCGTCAGATTCTCCTCAACTTGGTGGGGAATGCCGTTAAGTTTACCGATGTGGGTCAAGTCTTGGTGAAAGTGTCGCTGAGTCGGGGACTGGCAACAGAGGAAGACGCCGCTGAAACGCAATTACCCATCACCCATCACCCATTACCGACTCCCATCCGATTTGAAGTCATCGATACAGGAATTGGTATTAGCGCTGAAAACCAAGAAAAACTATTCCAATCCTTTTCCCAAGTCGATGCCTCGACAACCCGGCAATATGGTGGGACTGGATTGGGATTGGTTATTTGCAAGCAATTGGTGGAGTTGATGGAGGGTGAAATTGGTATCGAGAGTGTGTTAAATCAGGGTTCTAAGTTCTGGTTTACAGCGTCGTTTGACCCTCCGACGGTAGTGGAGGCAATGGCTTGTCCCCTGGTTTTGCATCAGCTCAAACTATTAGTCGTCTCTGCTCAGACAACGACACGCCAAGCCTTGTGCGCCGCAATTCGCCGCAGTATTCGGTTGAATGAGTCTACTTCGCCAGCCGGGTTACTCACCGATAGTTGGGAGATGCAAGTGGATGAAGCCGTAGACACTCTCACAACTCTCAAGGCCTTGCGATCGAGTGTGGCTCAAGGAAATCCCTATGATGTGGCAATTCTAGACTTGCAACTGCCCAAGCCTCAGGGGGCGCTACTAGTACCGATGATTCGCTCCGATCCCACGCTAGCTCAGACGAAGCTGATTGTGATGACAACTAGCGATCGCTTGGATACGGTACAAGATTTAGAGGGAATGGCTATTTCTGGCTACCTGATTAAGCCAGTCAGAGCTTCGCGGCTGTTGGATTGTTTGGTGAGTGCCTTAGCTCCTCAAGAACAGGAGAATGAAGGTCAAGTATTGTGTGAGCTAGAAGAGGCGACGGCCCAAAACCCGAAACCGCCCCAGTCTTCTTTGAAAATTCTGCTGGTAGAAGACCATGAAGTCAATCAAATGGTGACGTTGAACCAGTTAGCAATGCTGGGGTTTGAAGCCGACTGTGTGGGGAATGGCGAGGAAGCGATCGCTCAATTAGCGCAACAGAACTATGACTTGGTTTTAATGGATTGTCAGATGCCCATCCTCGATGGCTATGATACAACACAAGAGATCCGACGTCGCGAAGGCTCAGAGCGCCATACGACTATAATTGCTCTGACGGCCCACGCTCTCCACAATGATCGCGAGAAGTGTTTAGCTGCAGGCATGGATGATTACCTCAGTAAACCGATCGCACAAGAAGCCTTAGGGGCGATGATCGAACGATGGACAAAACATACGGTAAAGCCTACAGTGGCGGATACAAACTCTGAAATTAAACACCATCCTGAACGTTCAACACTGAGTGTAGATGAAATCCCCCTGGATTTGGAACGCCTCAAGGCTATTTCTCGTGGCAAACTGAAATTTCAACAGCAACTGGTACAAGCTTTCATTAACAATGCTCAACCGGGATTAGAACAGATACGCCTTGCTATCCCAGTGAATAATTTTGAAATCATTGTGCAGCAAGCTCACCGACTCAAGGGGGCTAGTGCGAATGTGGGTGTGCGTTTGATGCCAGAGGTAGCCGCTCAATTGGAGCAACAGGCGCGAGACGAAAACTTGACAGGAGCGGCAGAAAAACTTGAAGCTTTGCAAAGCCAGTTGGAGCGGGTTAAGGCTTTTGTTGAAAATGGGTGGATTGACTAA
- a CDS encoding Uma2 family endonuclease, whose product MINVIVKPNTIELPAGAVVRVPGTWQDYQTLLEHLGDRTSPRVKYCNGELLLMVPLPEHGKQLDIIVDMVKVLLRHRGLRFDSYHETTMDLPEHSGVIPDHFFYIGELPVVGKRRIDWSTDAPPDLAIECDVTSFTSVNDYLPYRVRELWIVRRQRIEIYQFQDERYILVEQSQFFGGFDLNDIFSECIADAYQFGSGAIDKLSDRFPRQL is encoded by the coding sequence ATGATTAACGTGATCGTCAAACCTAATACCATTGAGTTGCCAGCAGGAGCAGTGGTAAGAGTCCCTGGAACCTGGCAGGACTATCAAACTTTGCTTGAACATTTAGGCGATCGCACTTCCCCCCGTGTAAAGTACTGCAATGGAGAACTGCTGCTGATGGTTCCTTTGCCCGAACATGGCAAGCAACTGGATATTATCGTGGACATGGTAAAAGTGTTGCTACGTCATAGAGGACTGAGGTTCGACTCTTACCATGAAACCACGATGGATTTGCCAGAGCATAGTGGTGTCATTCCTGACCATTTTTTCTATATTGGTGAGCTACCTGTGGTGGGAAAACGTCGGATTGACTGGAGTACCGATGCTCCACCGGACTTGGCGATTGAGTGTGATGTAACCTCATTCACCAGCGTTAATGATTATTTGCCTTATCGAGTTAGGGAACTTTGGATCGTTCGCCGACAAAGGATTGAAATCTACCAGTTCCAGGATGAGCGCTACATTCTCGTTGAGCAGAGTCAGTTTTTCGGTGGATTTGACCTGAATGACATCTTTTCTGAGTGCATCGCTGATGCATATCAATTTGGATCGGGCGCGATTGATAAATTGAGCGATCGCTTTCCTCGTCAACTTTGA
- the cax gene encoding calcium/proton exchanger, which produces MALKTLIPLVLLIFVPISIAAERLHWGEEAVFLTSVLAIIPLSIWLSTATEKVAVVTGPSVGGLVNALFGNATALIIALMALRKGLVDIVEASITGSILSALLLLLGLGMLTGGLRYKEQEFKPILAKVNGSSMTLAAIAIALPTMVIDTSNIVDATAIRNLSLVVSGILIVVYGLTLLFSLKTHSYLYDVGLAEEEMEENATFPESESSQKKSRSKLWLWIVVLLASTVAVAFESEMFVGVIESQTQRFGLTPLFTGVILLPLISDVAGYVIVVRLALKNQMDLTVSTATGDSLLVALFVAPVLIFVGQATGQPIDLNFNSFEVIALAIAVMVTNIICFGGRSNWLDGTLLLATYLILGVAFYYHPA; this is translated from the coding sequence ATGGCACTCAAAACCCTTATTCCACTCGTTCTTTTGATCTTTGTACCCATTTCCATCGCGGCTGAGCGATTGCATTGGGGCGAAGAAGCTGTTTTTCTAACTTCCGTACTCGCTATCATTCCCCTGTCGATTTGGCTGTCCACGGCGACGGAGAAGGTGGCGGTGGTGACGGGGCCGTCCGTGGGAGGCTTAGTGAATGCCCTGTTTGGCAACGCAACGGCACTGATTATTGCCCTCATGGCGCTGCGTAAAGGACTAGTGGATATTGTCGAAGCAAGTATCACCGGTAGTATTCTCAGTGCGCTGCTCTTGCTGTTAGGTTTAGGGATGCTTACGGGGGGTTTGCGCTACAAAGAGCAGGAGTTTAAGCCGATTTTGGCAAAGGTGAATGGTTCATCCATGACACTGGCAGCGATCGCAATTGCCCTGCCGACGATGGTGATTGATACCTCCAATATTGTTGATGCCACAGCGATTCGCAATCTCTCTCTCGTGGTTTCGGGGATACTGATTGTAGTCTATGGTTTGACGCTGCTGTTTTCCCTCAAAACTCACAGCTACCTCTATGATGTCGGATTAGCCGAAGAAGAGATGGAGGAGAATGCCACTTTTCCCGAATCGGAATCATCCCAAAAGAAGAGTCGCTCTAAATTATGGCTGTGGATTGTTGTTCTGCTAGCTTCCACTGTTGCGGTTGCGTTTGAATCCGAAATGTTTGTCGGTGTCATCGAGTCTCAAACCCAGCGTTTTGGACTGACTCCCTTGTTTACAGGTGTGATTTTACTACCGTTGATTAGTGATGTGGCAGGGTATGTCATCGTTGTGAGACTGGCGCTGAAAAATCAAATGGATTTAACCGTTTCGACGGCAACGGGTGATAGTCTATTGGTGGCTTTATTTGTTGCTCCTGTATTAATTTTTGTGGGTCAAGCGACGGGTCAACCCATTGACCTCAACTTCAATTCCTTTGAAGTAATTGCTTTAGCGATCGCTGTGATGGTTACCAATATTATCTGCTTTGGGGGACGGTCAAACTGGTTGGATGGCACTCTGTTGTTGGCAACTTACCTGATTCTGGGAGTGGCTTTTTACTATCATCCCGCTTGA
- a CDS encoding DUF1350 family protein: MKTKFRFQPLSFSWVAIHPNPKGVVQFIGGAFFGTFPTVFYRYFLENLFEEGYTIIALPFRFTFRHWPIAISLLKEQAVLADEISQIAKRLNYSTDIYADPKKYFWIGHSLGCKYIALLEFMSGDIWRKLLAECNQDGKSQIQQVEEGIKSIPDPRRTIKGQPSLLIAPDISDTQSAIPKPLAFIAHFLDKYNLGVLPTRKQTLCYINNSQLFNLTALISFDRDTIAGSENDRVKPPEERENSDVLWLIEHLKQGKFSLLHKEISGKHLEPVGIKIGDYVVDLNPLDKFLEPIKARQLEGLTIQFLEELRKREEQLR, encoded by the coding sequence ATGAAAACAAAATTCAGGTTTCAGCCGCTTTCATTCAGTTGGGTTGCTATTCATCCTAATCCTAAAGGTGTTGTGCAATTTATAGGAGGTGCTTTTTTTGGAACTTTTCCGACAGTTTTTTATCGATATTTTCTAGAGAACTTATTTGAAGAAGGTTACACCATCATTGCTCTACCATTCAGATTTACATTTCGCCATTGGCCAATCGCTATTAGTTTGTTAAAGGAACAGGCTGTGCTCGCCGATGAAATTTCCCAAATAGCCAAACGATTAAATTACTCAACTGATATCTATGCCGATCCTAAAAAATATTTTTGGATTGGTCATAGTTTAGGATGTAAATATATCGCCCTTCTAGAATTTATGAGTGGCGATATATGGCGGAAACTTTTAGCAGAATGTAATCAAGATGGCAAAAGTCAAATTCAACAAGTGGAAGAGGGTATAAAAAGTATTCCTGACCCACGACGCACTATCAAAGGTCAACCGTCTTTACTGATTGCACCTGATATTAGTGATACGCAAAGTGCCATCCCTAAACCTCTAGCGTTCATCGCCCATTTCCTTGACAAATACAACCTTGGGGTACTTCCGACCAGAAAACAAACGTTATGTTACATTAATAACAGTCAATTATTTAATTTAACAGCACTTATTTCTTTCGATAGGGACACAATCGCAGGAAGTGAGAACGACAGAGTGAAGCCCCCTGAAGAAAGAGAGAATAGTGACGTGCTTTGGCTAATTGAGCATTTAAAGCAGGGTAAATTTAGCCTGCTTCACAAAGAAATTTCAGGCAAGCATTTAGAGCCTGTTGGGATCAAAATTGGAGATTATGTAGTTGACCTCAATCCCTTGGATAAATTCCTTGAACCTATTAAAGCTAGGCAGCTAGAAGGGTTGACCATCCAATTTTTGGAGGAGCTCAGGAAGCGGGAAGAGCAACTCCGTTGA
- a CDS encoding DUF4265 domain-containing protein, with the protein MSNDESSRLTKVRIETPSQEDRYQLNKETVLAIPLGKQLYRLENVPFYPFDLSLHDIVRCHESDDDMPVVTELIQASGCKTLRVIFCEETSEENCVDIIWELRRKGIDNEKFYFKCYGFVVEPNQDYEAVRNYLQIKEEEGYLWIYESDE; encoded by the coding sequence ATGAGCAATGATGAATCCTCACGGCTTACTAAGGTTCGGATTGAAACGCCCAGCCAAGAAGATCGTTATCAACTAAACAAAGAAACGGTGTTGGCAATTCCTTTAGGTAAGCAACTCTACCGTTTGGAAAATGTTCCGTTCTATCCTTTTGACTTGAGTTTACATGACATTGTCCGTTGTCACGAATCAGACGATGATATGCCTGTTGTCACTGAGTTAATTCAAGCCAGCGGATGTAAAACATTGCGGGTTATCTTTTGCGAGGAAACATCTGAAGAAAACTGTGTTGACATTATTTGGGAACTTCGTCGCAAAGGAATTGATAACGAGAAATTCTATTTCAAGTGTTATGGTTTTGTAGTTGAGCCTAACCAGGATTATGAGGCAGTTCGCAATTACCTACAGATAAAAGAAGAAGAAGGGTACTTGTGGATCTACGAAAGTGACGAATAG
- a CDS encoding MFS transporter yields MNASTITPTSTWSPLRQPVFRALWMASAVSSIGTWMHDVGAAWLMTSLSPSPFLVALMQAASSLPFFLLALPAGAIADVVDRRKMLLFTQGWMLVVAALLGVLTVTGITTPWILLVLTFALSVGSAMNMPVWQAIVPELVAKEELSSAVTLSGIVINLSRSIGPAVAGIVIAATSTGVVFLLNAASFVAVMLVLYRWQRTTQTSALPAERFVGAIQAGIRYARFAPLLQTVYIRTAAYIMFASALFALLPLLGRRELGLDALGYGIILGFWGIGGLTGAFIIPKVRQKTSIDHLVAGASVLMGAMMLVLASVRNVYLICGVMFVVGIASLSVMVSLSVSAQTAVPTWVRARAIATQMLVFQGCMAVGSLLWGAIAQRTGISTALTAAAVGLMVCVALTTRYRLRCVEKFDLSASLHWNQPVQVFEPCPNDGPVMVTLEYRIDAANAEEFTKAMQALSLIRRRDGAIQWGLYQDLSDPGRFVETMVVESWAEHKRQFERVTNADRVIEDRARAFHVGDTPPKVSQMIYADYVEGRGMRQPC; encoded by the coding sequence ATGAACGCATCAACAATTACGCCTACATCTACCTGGAGTCCTTTACGTCAGCCTGTGTTTCGTGCCCTTTGGATGGCATCTGCGGTGTCCAGCATTGGCACTTGGATGCATGATGTGGGGGCTGCATGGCTGATGACTTCTCTCTCGCCTTCACCCTTTTTAGTGGCACTGATGCAGGCGGCATCAAGTTTGCCGTTTTTTCTACTCGCATTACCCGCTGGTGCGATCGCAGATGTGGTGGATCGGCGCAAGATGCTGTTATTCACCCAAGGTTGGATGCTGGTTGTAGCCGCATTGCTTGGAGTATTAACAGTTACAGGTATCACTACTCCTTGGATACTGCTAGTACTCACGTTTGCCCTCAGTGTCGGGAGTGCGATGAACATGCCCGTCTGGCAAGCGATTGTCCCGGAATTGGTGGCGAAAGAGGAACTTTCCTCCGCCGTCACCTTAAGTGGGATTGTGATTAATTTATCACGTTCCATTGGCCCGGCTGTAGCGGGGATAGTGATTGCGGCGACAAGCACGGGTGTTGTTTTTCTGTTAAATGCGGCTTCATTTGTGGCGGTAATGCTGGTGCTTTATCGTTGGCAAAGAACCACCCAAACCAGTGCCTTACCCGCCGAACGGTTTGTGGGAGCGATCCAAGCAGGGATTCGTTATGCACGCTTCGCTCCCCTGCTTCAGACGGTGTACATTCGTACAGCCGCTTACATTATGTTTGCAAGTGCATTGTTTGCCCTATTACCCCTTTTAGGACGCCGAGAATTAGGTCTGGATGCATTAGGATATGGTATAATACTAGGCTTTTGGGGAATCGGTGGGTTAACGGGAGCGTTTATTATCCCCAAAGTGCGGCAAAAAACGTCCATTGACCATTTGGTTGCCGGGGCATCAGTGTTGATGGGTGCGATGATGCTCGTGTTAGCCTCTGTCCGCAATGTCTACCTGATATGTGGGGTAATGTTCGTGGTGGGGATTGCGTCCCTATCTGTGATGGTGAGTTTGAGTGTGTCGGCTCAAACGGCTGTTCCGACTTGGGTACGTGCCAGAGCGATCGCAACTCAGATGTTGGTGTTCCAGGGATGTATGGCAGTGGGGAGTTTATTGTGGGGTGCGATCGCGCAACGGACTGGAATCTCCACTGCCCTCACTGCCGCTGCCGTAGGATTGATGGTGTGTGTGGCACTGACGACTCGCTATCGTCTGCGGTGTGTAGAGAAATTCGACTTATCAGCCTCGCTACACTGGAATCAGCCGGTTCAGGTTTTTGAGCCTTGCCCCAATGACGGGCCGGTCATGGTTACACTGGAGTATCGCATTGATGCCGCTAATGCTGAGGAGTTTACCAAGGCGATGCAGGCACTGAGTTTAATTCGTCGTCGAGATGGGGCGATTCAATGGGGATTGTACCAAGATTTATCTGACCCTGGTCGGTTTGTGGAAACGATGGTTGTGGAATCTTGGGCGGAACACAAACGGCAATTTGAGCGGGTGACGAATGCAGATCGGGTAATTGAAGATCGTGCGCGTGCGTTTCATGTGGGGGATACGCCGCCGAAGGTTTCGCAGATGATTTATGCGGATTATGTGGAGGGAAGGGGGATGCGGCAACCTTGTTGA
- a CDS encoding Uma2 family endonuclease, translating to MTTAAQTLSLEEFLKLPETQPASEFINGEIIQKPMPQGKHSLIQFELCEAINKVAKPQKIALAFPELRCTFGGDSTVPDIAVFRWKRIPIEPSGQIANRFETHPDWAIEILSPDQRQTKVLGKLLHCSRHGTELGWLIDPEEVSILVIFPGQRVELLTGATPLPILNGVELELTVEQVFGWLTLG from the coding sequence ATGACTACTGCTGCTCAAACCCTGAGCTTAGAGGAGTTCCTCAAACTCCCAGAAACCCAACCAGCATCAGAATTTATTAATGGGGAAATCATTCAGAAGCCAATGCCTCAAGGTAAGCACAGTTTAATTCAGTTTGAATTGTGCGAGGCAATCAATAAAGTTGCTAAACCCCAAAAAATTGCTTTAGCATTCCCAGAACTACGCTGCACTTTTGGGGGTGATTCAACGGTTCCCGATATTGCCGTATTTCGGTGGAAAAGAATCCCTATAGAGCCATCGGGTCAAATTGCGAACCGCTTTGAAACACATCCTGATTGGGCGATAGAAATTCTTTCCCCAGACCAAAGACAAACCAAAGTCCTCGGCAAGCTGCTTCATTGTTCGCGTCACGGCACTGAGCTAGGATGGTTAATCGATCCAGAAGAAGTAAGCATCCTGGTCATCTTTCCCGGTCAGCGAGTGGAATTGTTAACAGGAGCTACACCTTTGCCAATTCTAAATGGAGTTGAGTTAGAACTTACTGTGGAGCAGGTTTTTGGCTGGTTGACGCTGGGTTGA
- a CDS encoding serine/threonine protein kinase: protein MLQVGQVLRDRYQLKEQLGQNAGRQTWLADDLAQQPPEPVIVKLLAFGDQVQWDNLKLFEREAHILKQLNHPKIPKYRDYFSIDDRILWFGLVQNYIPGSSLKELLIQGRRFSEQEVRNIATDVLQILMYLHQLSPTVLHRDIKPSNLILGEDETIYLVDFGAVQDRAAVEGATFTVVGTYGYAPMEQFGGRSVPASDLYALGATLIHLLTGTPPADLPQRNMRIQFSDKVSLRLDFVRWIGGLTEPDVEQRFTTAHQALEALNSRRIPNSFLPVHQPYGSRILCQKSPNQLDIKIPGRGIKASDTFLLFWVLVWYGGTFPIGLLGFNVIILLFWIAGLLPLGMVLLPAFGEIDIRFYRDSFVMKWKLLGLCYRQIQGKTSAIHRVRKSDESITINGNPLATVVLQAGVQEYKFGAIAPPLAELEREWLVQEIKDWLGLR, encoded by the coding sequence ATGCTACAAGTAGGACAGGTACTGCGCGATCGCTATCAACTCAAAGAGCAATTAGGACAGAATGCCGGTCGTCAGACTTGGTTAGCAGACGATTTAGCGCAACAACCACCTGAGCCAGTCATTGTCAAGCTCCTGGCCTTTGGTGACCAAGTTCAGTGGGATAACCTCAAACTGTTTGAGCGAGAAGCCCATATTTTAAAACAACTTAACCATCCCAAAATTCCCAAGTACCGCGATTATTTTTCGATCGATGACCGCATCCTTTGGTTTGGTTTAGTCCAAAATTATATTCCCGGTTCTTCCCTCAAAGAATTGCTGATTCAGGGGCGAAGATTTTCGGAACAAGAGGTGCGAAACATTGCTACAGATGTATTGCAAATTTTGATGTATCTGCACCAACTTAGTCCCACTGTCCTCCACCGCGACATCAAACCCAGCAACTTAATTTTGGGAGAGGATGAGACGATTTATTTAGTGGATTTTGGTGCCGTGCAAGACCGAGCCGCCGTTGAGGGGGCGACGTTTACCGTCGTTGGCACTTATGGCTATGCTCCAATGGAACAGTTCGGAGGTCGATCTGTTCCTGCCTCTGATCTTTATGCCTTGGGAGCAACTTTAATTCATCTACTCACAGGAACTCCACCTGCTGATCTCCCACAGCGAAATATGCGAATTCAGTTTAGCGATAAAGTCAGTCTAAGGCTTGATTTTGTGCGCTGGATTGGAGGACTAACAGAACCCGATGTTGAGCAACGATTTACTACAGCTCACCAAGCCTTAGAAGCTCTCAACAGTCGCCGTATTCCTAATTCTTTTCTCCCCGTCCACCAACCCTATGGGAGCCGAATTCTATGCCAAAAATCTCCGAATCAGCTCGATATAAAAATTCCAGGGCGAGGAATCAAAGCATCAGACACATTCTTACTCTTTTGGGTACTCGTGTGGTACGGTGGAACTTTCCCAATAGGATTGTTGGGTTTCAATGTAATTATATTGCTATTTTGGATAGCTGGTTTATTGCCACTGGGTATGGTGCTATTGCCAGCTTTCGGGGAAATTGACATCCGTTTCTACCGTGATTCCTTTGTCATGAAGTGGAAATTATTGGGTCTATGCTATCGACAAATCCAGGGAAAAACGTCAGCAATCCACCGTGTTCGCAAAAGTGATGAATCGATAACCATTAATGGTAATCCCCTGGCTACAGTTGTTCTTCAAGCAGGTGTGCAAGAATACAAATTTGGTGCCATTGCTCCACCTCTGGCTGAACTAGAACGTGAGTGGCTGGTTCAAGAAATTAAAGATTGGTTAGGACTCAGATAG